The following coding sequences are from one Saccharomyces cerevisiae S288C chromosome X, complete sequence window:
- a CDS encoding gag-pol fusion protein (Retrotransposon TYA Gag and TYB Pol genes; transcribed/translated as one unit; polyprotein is processed to make a nucleocapsid-like protein (Gag), reverse transcriptase (RT), protease (PR), and integrase (IN); similar to retroviral genes), translating into MESQQLSQHSHISHGSACASVTSKEVHTNQDPLDVSASKTEECEKASTKANSQQTTTPASSAVPENPHHASPQTAQSHSPQNGPYPQQCMMTQNQANPSGWSFYGHPSMIPYTPYQMSPMYFPPGPQSQFPQYPSSVGTPLSTPSPESGNTFTDSSSADSDMTSTKKYVRPPPMLTSPNDFPNWVKTYIKFLQNSNLGGIIPTVNGKPVRQITDDELTFLYNTFQIFAPSQFLPTWVKDILSVDYTDIMKILSKSIEKMQSDTQEANDIVTLANLQYNGSTPADAFETKVTNIIDRLNNNGIHINNKVACQLIMRGLSGEYKFLRYTRHRHLNMTVAELFLDIHAIYEEQQGSRNSKPNYRRNPSDEKNDSRSYTNTTKPKVIARNPQKTNNSKSKTARAHNVSTSNNSPSTDNDSISKSTTEPIQLNNKHDLHLGQKLTESTVNHTNHSDDELPGHLLLDSGASRTLIRSAHHIHSASSNPDINVVDAQKRNIPINAIGDLQFHFQDNTKTSIKVLHTPNIAYDLLSLNELAAVDITACFTKNVLERSDGTVLAPIVKYGDFYWVSKKYLLPSNISVPTINNVHTSESTRKYPYPFIHRMLAHANAQTIRYSLKNNTITYFNESDVDWSSAIDYQCPDCLIGKSTKHRHIKGSRLKYQNSYEPFQYLHTDIFGPVHNLPKSAPSYFISFTDETTKFRWVYPLHDRREDSILDVFTTILAFIKNQFQASVLVIQMDRGSEYTNRTLHKFLEKNGITPCYTTTADSRAHGVAERLNRTLLDDCRTQLQCSGLPNHLWFSAIEFSTIVRNSLASPKSKKSARQHAGLAGLDISTLLPFGQPVIVNDHNPNSKIHPRGIPGYALHPSRNSYGYIIYLPSLKKTVDTTNYVILQGKESRLDQFNYDALTFDEDLNRLTASYQSFIASNEIQQSDDLNIESDHDFQSDIELHPEQPRNVLSKAVSPTDSTPPSTHTEDSKRVSKTNIRAPREVDPNISESNILPSKKRSSTPQISNIESTGSGGMHKLNVPLLAPMSQSNTHESSHASKSKDFRHSDSYSENETNHTNVPISSTGGTNNKTVPQISDQETEKRIIHRSPSIDASPPENNSSHNIVPIKTPTTVSEQNTEESIIADLPLPDLPPESPTEFPDPFKELPPINSRQTNSSLGGIGDSNAYTTINSKKRSLEDNETEIKVSRDTWNTKNMRSLEPPRSKKRIHLIAAVKAVKSIKPIRTTLRYDEAITYNKDIKEKEKYIEAYHKEVNQLLKMKTWDTDEYYDRKEIDPKRVINSMFIFNKKRDGTHKARFVARGDIQHPDTYDSGMQSNTVHHYALMTSLSLALDNNYYITQLDISSAYLYADIKEELYIRPPPHLGMNDKLIRLKKSLYGLKQSGANWYETIKSYLIQQCGMEEVRGWSCVFKNSQVTICLFVDDMVLFSKNLNSNKRIIEKLKMQYDTKIINLGESDEEIQYDILGLEIKYQRGKYMKLGMENSLTEKIPKLNVPLNPKGRKLSAPGQPGLYIDQQELELEEDDYKMKVHEMQKLIGLASYVGYKFRFDLLYYINTLAQHILFPSKQVLDMTYELIQFIWNTRDKQLIWHKSKPVKPTNKLVVISDASYGNQPYYKSQIGNIYLLNGKVIGGKSTKASLTCTSTTEAEIHAISESVPLLNNLSYLIQELDKKPITKGLLTDSKSTISIIISNNEEKFRNRFFGTKAMRLRDEVSGNHLHVCYIETKKNIADVMTKPLPIKTFKLLTNKWIH; encoded by the exons atggaatcccaacaattatctcaacattcacATATTTCTCATGGTAGCGCCTGtgcttcggttacttctaaggaagtccacacaaatcaagatccgttagacgtttcagcttccaaaacagaagaatgTGAGAAGGCTTCCACTAAGGCTAACTCTCAACAGACAACAACACCTGCttcatcagctgttccagagaacccCCATCATGCCTCTCCTCAAACTGCTCAGTCACATTCACCACAGAATGGGCCGTACCCACAGCAGTGCATGATGACCCAAAACCAAGCCAATCCATCTGGTTGGTCATTTTACGGACACCCATCTATGATTCCGTATAcaccttatcaaatgtcgcctatgtactttccacctgggccacaatcacagtttccgcagtatccatcatcagttggaacGCCTCTGAGCACTCCATCACCTGAGTCAggtaatacatttactgattcatcctcagcggactctgatatgacatccactaaaaaatatgtcagaccaccaccaatgttaacctcacctaatgactttccaaattgggttaaaacatacatcaaatttttacaaaactcgaatctcggtggtattattccgACAGTAAACGGAAAACCCGTACGTCAGatcactgatgatgaactcaccttcttgtataacacttttcaaatatttgctcccTCTCAATTCCTACCTACCTGGGTCAAAGACATCCTATCCGTTGATTATAcggatatcatgaaaattctttccaaaagtattgaaaaaatgcaatctgATACCCAAGAGGCAAACGACATTGTGACCctggcaaatttgcaatataatggcagtacacctgcagatgcatttgaaacaaaagtcacaaacattatcgacagactgaacaataatggcattcatatcaataacaaggtcgcatgccaattaattatgagaggtctatctggcgaatataaatttttacgctaCACACGTCATCGAcatctaaatatgacagtcgctgaactgttcttagatatccatgctatttatgaagaacaacagggATCGAGAAACAGTAAACCTAATTACAGGAGAAATCCgagtgatgagaagaatgattctcgcagctatacgaatacaaccaaacccaaagttatagctcggaatcctcaaaaaacaaataattcgaaatcgaaaacagcCAGGGCTCACAATGTATCCACATCTAATAACTCTCCCAGCACGGACAACGATTCcatcagtaaatcaactactgaaccgattcaattgaacaataagcaCGACCTTCA CTTAGGCCAGAAACTTACTGAATCTACAGTAAATCATACTaatcattctgatgatgaactccctggacacctccttctcgattcaggagcatcacgaacccttataagatctgctcatcacatacactcagcatcatctaatcctgacataaacgtagttgatgctcaaaaaagaaatataccaattaacgctattggtgacctacaatttcacttccaggacaacaccaaaacatcaataaaggtattgcacactcctaacatagcctatgacttactcagtttgaatgaattggctgcagtagatatcacagcatgctttaccaaaaacgtcTTAGAACGGTCTGACGGCACTGTACTTGCACCTATCGTAAAatatggagacttttactgggtatctaaaaagtacttgcttccatcaaatatctccgtacccaccatcaataatgtccatacaagtgaaagtacacgcaaatatccttatcctttcattcatcgaatgcttgcgcatgccaatgcacagacaattcgatactcacttaaaaataacaccatcacgtattttaacgaatcagatgtcgactggtctagtgctattgactatcaatgtcctgattgtttaatcggcaaaagcaccaaacacagacatatcaaaggttcacgactaaaataccaaaattcatacgaaccctttcaatacctacatactgacatatttggtccagttcacaacctaccaaaaagtgcaccatcctatttcatctcatttactgatgagacaacaaaattccgtTGGGTTTATCCATTACACGACCGTCGCGAGGACTCTATCCtcgatgtttttactaCGATACTAGCTTTTATTAAGAACCAGTTTCAGGCCAGTGTCTTGGTTATACAAATGGACCGTGGTTCTGAGTATACTAACAGAACTctccataaattccttgaaaaaaatggtataactccatgctatacaaccacaGCGGATTCCCGAGCACATGGAGTCGCTGAACGGCTCAACCGTACCTTATTAGATGACTGCCGTACTCAACTGCAATGTAGTGGTTTACCGAACCATTTATGGTTCTCTgcaatcgaattttctactattgtgagaaattcactagcttcacctaaaagcaaaaaatctgcaagacaacatgctggcttggcaggacttgatatcagtactttgttacctttcggtcaacctgttatcgtcaatgatcacaaccctaactccaaaatacatcctcgtggcaTCCCAGGCTACGCTCTACATCCGTCtcgaaactcttatggatatatcatctatcttccatccttaaagaagacagtagatacaactaactatgttattcttcagggcaaggaatccagattagatcaattcaattacgacgcactcactttcgatgaagacttAAACCGTTTAACTGCTTCATATCAATCGTTCATTGCGTCAAATGAGATCCAACAATCCGATGATCTTAACATAGAATCTGACCATGACTTCCAATCTGACATCGAACTACATCCTGAGCAACCGAGAAAtgtcctttcaaaagctgtgagTCCAACCGATTCCACACCTCCGTCAACTCATACTGAAGATTCGAAACGTGTTTctaaaaccaatattcgcgcacccagagaagttgaccccaacatatctgaatctaatattcttccatcaaagaagagatctagcaccccccaaatttccaatatcgAGAGTACCGGTTCGGGTGGTATGcataaattaaatgttcctttacttGCTCCCATGTCCCAATCTAACACACATGAGTCGTCGCACGccagtaaatctaaagatttcagacacTCAGACTCGTACAGTGAAAATGAGACTAATCATACAAACGTACCAATATCCAGTACGGGTggtaccaacaacaaaactgtTCCGCAGATAAGTGACCAAGAGACtgagaaaaggattataCACCGTTCACCTTCAATCGATGCTTCTCCACcggaaaataattcatcgcACAATATTGTTCCTATCAAAACGCCAACTACTGTTTCTGAACAGAATACCGAGGAATCTATCATCGCTGATCTCCCACTCCCTGATCTACCTCCAGAATCTCCTACCGAATTCCCTGACCCATTTAAAGAACTCCCACCGATCAATTCTCGTCaaactaattccagtttgggtggtattggtgactctaatgcctatactactatcaacagtaagaaaagatcattagaagataatgaaactgaaattaaggtatcacgagacacatggaatactaagaatatgcgtagtttagaacctccgagatcgaagaaacgaattcacctgattgcagctgtaaaagcagtaaaatcaatcaaaccaatacgGACAACCTTACGATACGATGAGGCAATCacctataataaagatattaaagaaaaagaaaaatatatcgaggcataccacaaagaagtcaatcaactgttgaagatgaaaacttgggACACTGACGAATAttatgacagaaaagaaatagaccctaaaagagtaataaactcaatgtttatcttcaacaagaaaCGTGACGGTACTCAtaaagctagatttgttgcaagaggtgaTATTCAGCATCCTGACACTTACGACTCAGGCatgcaatccaataccgtacatcactatgcattaatgacatccctgtcacttgcattagacaataactactatattacacaattagacatatcttcggcatatttgtatgcagacatcaaagaagaattatacataagacctccaccacatttaggaatgaatgataagttgatacgtttgaagaaatcactttatggattgaaacaaagtggagCGAACTGGTacgaaactatcaaatcatacctgATACAACAATGtggtatggaagaagttcgtggatggtcatgcgtatttaaAAACAGTCAAGTGACAATTTGTTTATTCGTAGATGATATGGTATTGTTTAGcaaaaatctaaattcaaacaaaagaattatAGAGAAGCTTAAGATGCAATACGACACCAAGATTATAAATCTAGGCGAAAGTGATGAGGAAATTCAATATGACATTCTTGGCTTGGAAATCAAATACcaaagaggtaaatacatgaaattgggtatggaaaactcattaactgaaaaaataccCAAACTAAACGTACCTTTAAAcccaaaaggaaggaaaCTTAGTGCTCCAGGTCAACCAGGTCTATATATAGACCAGCAAGAACTAGAgctagaagaagatgattacaaaatgaaggtacatgaaatgcaaaagctGATAGGTCTAGCatcatatgttggatataaatttagatttgacctattatactacatcaacacacttgcacaacatatactatttcCGTCCAAGCAAGTGTTAGATATGACATATGAATTGATACAGTTCATATGGAATACGAGAGATAAGCAATtaatatggcacaaaaGCAAACCTGTTAAGCCAACAAATAAATTAGTTGTTATAAGCGATGCCTCGTATGGCAACCAACCGTATTATAAATCACAAATTGGcaacatatatttacttaATGGAAAGgtaattggaggaaagtccACCAAGGCTTCATTAACATGTACTTCAACTAcggaagcagaaatacacgcGATAAGTGAATCTGtcccattattaaataatctAAGTTACCTGATACAAGAACTTgacaagaaaccaattacCAAAGGATTACTAACCGACAGTAAATCTACAAtcagtataattatatccaataatgaagagaaatttaggaacagattttttggtactaAAGCAATGAGATTgagagatgaagtatcaggAAATCATCTGCACGTATGCTATATcgaaaccaaaaagaatattgcaGACGTAATGACcaaacctcttccgataaaaacattcaaactattaacaaacaaatggattcattag
- a CDS encoding gag protein (Retrotransposon TYA Gag gene co-transcribed with TYB Pol; translated as TYA or TYA-TYB polyprotein; Gag is a nucleocapsid protein that is the structural constituent of virus-like particles (VLPs); similar to retroviral Gag) produces MESQQLSQHSHISHGSACASVTSKEVHTNQDPLDVSASKTEECEKASTKANSQQTTTPASSAVPENPHHASPQTAQSHSPQNGPYPQQCMMTQNQANPSGWSFYGHPSMIPYTPYQMSPMYFPPGPQSQFPQYPSSVGTPLSTPSPESGNTFTDSSSADSDMTSTKKYVRPPPMLTSPNDFPNWVKTYIKFLQNSNLGGIIPTVNGKPVRQITDDELTFLYNTFQIFAPSQFLPTWVKDILSVDYTDIMKILSKSIEKMQSDTQEANDIVTLANLQYNGSTPADAFETKVTNIIDRLNNNGIHINNKVACQLIMRGLSGEYKFLRYTRHRHLNMTVAELFLDIHAIYEEQQGSRNSKPNYRRNPSDEKNDSRSYTNTTKPKVIARNPQKTNNSKSKTARAHNVSTSNNSPSTDNDSISKSTTEPIQLNNKHDLHLRPETY; encoded by the coding sequence atggaatcccaacaattatctcaacattcacATATTTCTCATGGTAGCGCCTGtgcttcggttacttctaaggaagtccacacaaatcaagatccgttagacgtttcagcttccaaaacagaagaatgTGAGAAGGCTTCCACTAAGGCTAACTCTCAACAGACAACAACACCTGCttcatcagctgttccagagaacccCCATCATGCCTCTCCTCAAACTGCTCAGTCACATTCACCACAGAATGGGCCGTACCCACAGCAGTGCATGATGACCCAAAACCAAGCCAATCCATCTGGTTGGTCATTTTACGGACACCCATCTATGATTCCGTATAcaccttatcaaatgtcgcctatgtactttccacctgggccacaatcacagtttccgcagtatccatcatcagttggaacGCCTCTGAGCACTCCATCACCTGAGTCAggtaatacatttactgattcatcctcagcggactctgatatgacatccactaaaaaatatgtcagaccaccaccaatgttaacctcacctaatgactttccaaattgggttaaaacatacatcaaatttttacaaaactcgaatctcggtggtattattccgACAGTAAACGGAAAACCCGTACGTCAGatcactgatgatgaactcaccttcttgtataacacttttcaaatatttgctcccTCTCAATTCCTACCTACCTGGGTCAAAGACATCCTATCCGTTGATTATAcggatatcatgaaaattctttccaaaagtattgaaaaaatgcaatctgATACCCAAGAGGCAAACGACATTGTGACCctggcaaatttgcaatataatggcagtacacctgcagatgcatttgaaacaaaagtcacaaacattatcgacagactgaacaataatggcattcatatcaataacaaggtcgcatgccaattaattatgagaggtctatctggcgaatataaatttttacgctaCACACGTCATCGAcatctaaatatgacagtcgctgaactgttcttagatatccatgctatttatgaagaacaacagggATCGAGAAACAGTAAACCTAATTACAGGAGAAATCCgagtgatgagaagaatgattctcgcagctatacgaatacaaccaaacccaaagttatagctcggaatcctcaaaaaacaaataattcgaaatcgaaaacagcCAGGGCTCACAATGTATCCACATCTAATAACTCTCCCAGCACGGACAACGATTCcatcagtaaatcaactactgaaccgattcaattgaacaataagcaCGACCTTCATCTTAGGCCAGAAACTTACTGA
- the RBH2 gene encoding Rbh2p (hypothetical protein; expression repressed in carbon limited vs carbon replete chemostat cultures; non-essential gene; contains a PH-like domain; RBH2 has a paralog, RBH1, that arose from the whole genome duplication): MELFNKEEASFETLLKRLLVVCESHSRYHGSSLDPMVKVGHEMRKISGYLRCILRKHAANHDDMSLTQSIVNSYKSLFKDAQILDLYHNLLFGCMHLLLDANMSYFRMDSQKLFAVLLFKVYYKLRDIFYVTNEVRLGSLISAFVYKFKSCYDFISCNSLKYGSVRDVISGEVSLINLPPIDSNKVINRAYYRLDVKKLAINNKLVEILELDNGEIAIFEVLSEKMPYTLQTIDNLFQSLALGNHDLMNVGRSLLFRPFRSGDLDLIRLDDSGAKLKVPINNSIVLRLTCKDPIQWQEYWKHVIRKLFDSTATKEYKRSGSKISQQVYVRSNNPDYTSPKRNDDMPISSVKISDTIHNGRTLHRSIPLPGSLSSLIETSNEYPDEESLSIMSERATVSEDSDLDTSLKDIESLSCEKLIELDKSIQVPLSPKYMDTPTLKNIRTASQTFSLESVSPELIESVASEIDDSESIISEDGKDKRDKDLFDPDIDFYKPTLYRRKSSSLLSIFSKNKKNLTIDIPKNHSRSLFSLPGNQQSVTPVSATPHDDNVDETYVSFPLSINTSGGAVYFENDSVKVSLWNGKSWVPLSKDMLCLSLILSGDNETLLIVYKDFEKEKCKLVVKLEPTWKYNRSTAQDVQLRIPSSDFKASVFGTLHDLTLSIRCAQAAKLVNVLQYQLQSSQTSSLSPSTTTGTLSTVSSSSCFSRNVTRSSTENSELANMKDSSEYISSSLLLSSVKVRQLRNM, encoded by the coding sequence ATGGAATTATTTAACAAGGAAGAAGCGAGCTTCGAGACTCTGTTAAAACGATTACTCGTTGTCTGTGAGTCCCATAGCAGGTACCATGGTTCGAGCTTGGACCCAATGGTTAAAGTTGGTCATgaaatgagaaaaattaGCGGTTACTTGAGATGCATTTTGAGAAAGCATGCTGCAAATCATGATGACATGTCTCTAACACAATCCATAGTGAATTCTTACAAGAGTTTATTCAAAGATGCGCAAATACTCGATTTGTATCATAATCTTTTATTTGGATGTATGCATTTGCTTCTCGATGCGAACATGTCATACTTTAGGATGGATTCACAAAAGCTTTTTGCGGTATTACTATTCAAGGTTTATTATAAGTTGAGGGACATTTTCTATGTCACAAATGAAGTACGACTAGGCTCCCTAATCAGTGCGTTTGTATACAAATTTAAAAGTTGCTATGACTTTATAAGCTGTAACTCACTGAAATACGGAAGCGTTCGTGACGTTATATCAGGCGAAGTTTCCCTGATTAATCTTCCGCCAATCGATTCCAATAAGGTTATAAATAGAGCATATTACAGACTAGATGTAAAGAAGTTGGCGATCAATAATAAACTAGTTGAAATCCTTGAATTAGATAATGGGGAGATAGCTATATTTGAGGTtctttctgaaaaaatgcCATACACATTACAAACCATTGATAACTTGTTCCAATCCCTTGCGTTAGGAAACCATGACTTAATGAATGTCGGGAGGTCGCTGCTATTTCGACCATTTAGGTCCGGCGATCTTGATCTCATCAGACTTGATGATAGTGGAGCAAAACTAAAGGTACCGATAAATAATAGCATTGTATTGAGGTTAACTTGCAAAGATCCTATTCAATGGCAAGAGTATTGGAAACATGTTATTAGAAAGCTTTTCGACTCAACAGCTACAAAAGAATACAAGCGATCTGGAAGTAAAATTTCTCAACAGGTTTATGTTAGGAGTAACAACCCTGATTATACTTCTCCTAAAAGAAATGACGATATGCCTATTAGCTCTGTAAAGATATCAGATACAATACACAATGGTCGCACACTGCATAGATCAATTCCTTTGCCGGGAAGTCTGTCTTCCTTAATAGAGACCTCTAATGAATACCCTGACGAGGAGTCACTGTCAATCATGAGTGAGAGGGCAACAGTTAGCGAAGATTCAGATCTTGACACCTCTCTGAAAGATATTGAATCCCTAAGTTGTGAAAAGCTAATTGAATTGGATAAGAGCATTCAAGTACCTCTCTCGCCTAAATATATGGACACACCTACCTTAAAAAACATTAGAACAGCTTCTCAAACTTTCAGCCTGGAGAGTGTCTCTCCCGAACTAATAGAGAGTGTTGCGTCTGAAATTGACGATTCTGAGAGTATAATTTCTGAAGATGGAAAGGATAAACGAGATAAAGATTTATTCGATCCAGATATCGATTTCTATAAGCCAACGCTTTATCGGCGTAAATCTTCATCTTTACTAAGCATCttctcaaaaaacaaaaagaatcTAACTATCGATATTCCCAAAAATCATTCAAGATCATTGTTTAGTTTGCCAGGCAATCAACAATCAGTTACCCCGGTATCAGCAACCCCCCATGACGATAACGTTGATGAAACGTATGTATCGTTTCCGTTAAGCATAAACACATCTGGAGGAGCAGTATATTTCGAAAACGATTCGGTAAAAGTTTCCCTTTGGAACGGCAAGTCATGGGTGCCTTTGAGTAAGGACATGCTGTGTTTGTCTTTAATTTTATCCGGAGACAACGAGACCTTACTAATTGTATATAAAGACTTCGAAAAGGAGAAGTGTAAATTGGTTGTGAAATTGGAACCCACCTGGAAGTACAATAGATCAACGGCACAAGATGTTCAACTTCGGATTCCTTCCTCTGATTTCAAAGCTAGTGTATTTGGAACACTCCACGATCTCACGCTGTCTATACGCTGTGCGCAAGCTGCTAAGTTGGTGAATGTGTTACAATATCAGTTACAAAGTAGCCAGACATCATCCCTTTCACCCTCAACCACCACAGGAACTTTATCAACGGtatcttcgtcttcatGCTTCAGTCGTAATGTTACTAGATCATCTACTGAAAATTCAGAATTGGCTAATATGAAAGACTCATCAGAATATATAAGTTCTTCACTTCTGTTATCTTCTGTTAAAGTAAGGCAACTGAGAAATATgtga